CTGTTAGGGGCAGTTTAGCTTCCGAAGCCGTACAGGGTTCGTCCCTGCCTCTTCAGGGCGTAGACCACGTCCATGGCGGTCACCGTCTTCCTCTTGGCGTGTTCGGTGTAGGTGACGGCGTCACGGATCACGTTCTCCAGGAAAACCTTAAGCACGCCGCGAGTCTCCTCGTAGATCAGACCCGAGATACGCTTGACACCACCTCGGCGAGCCAGACGGCGGATCGCGGGCTTAGTGATGCCTTGGATGTTGTCACGGAGAACTTTACGGTGACGCTTGGCGCCTCCCTTGCCGAGTCCTTTTCCGCCTTTGCCGCGTCCACTCATTGTCGATCACTGATTGCGGTCTGGTAGAATGAAGTCGCTTGGGGAGAGTCTGGTCTATATTCACTGTGTGAGGACGTGAGTGGAGACAGGGGCGGGAGGCGTTTCATTCTATGCAGTCCGTCATAGTTTCAATGTGCGTCACCTGATGGTCTTTAGTTTTCAAATCCTTGGATTATTAGAACAAAACATactcaataaaaacacattaatattaCTGTGACTCATTTAAAAATATCCTGTCATAAGTTGTGTCTTCTCTGAAAAGCCACTGTAAGCTTCATGTGGGCTCATAGTAAAGAAAAATGTACATGCTAATAACTAACTCATTCTTTTAAGATTGTTAAATGTTACATTAACCACTGAAGTTGTCTTAAGTCTGATTTTTTTACTATAGAGCATGAACACTACTAAAAGATACAGttgttatttaattttatattaatttatatgGCTTTAAatgcaacaggaagcagcttttGTCACAGAGTTACAAGAGAACATTTTTCGtatttcattgtgtttgacATCTTTCACAATCATTAAGTGTTTAACACGATGACAAATGTTCTAAAGTGACTCCTTTGTACTTTGTGGGATACAAGGAATTAACTGTGGATCATCAGCGTCATGTTCATATtgtttattgtattatattgcACTGGAAGAGAAATGGACACCAGAACATCTGGAACTCTTTCAGTGGATCATACTTTATAGTCAAACCTTAGAAAATATGTACAACCAATCAGTGAGCAGATTATAATGCAAATAAAGTGATATAATGGAGACAGAAATAAATCCCTTTAGGTGTATAAACACTGAGTGTAGTAGGTAATTATTGATGACAGTGTTGCTGctttcattattattagtgtGATTTAgtgtgatgttttttatttctggATATGTTGGTGGATGTAAAACTTGTAAAACTTAATGCAGTAAAAGTAATAAAGTCATAACAATCTGCTTTCCTGCGTTTTCCAGCTGATATAACAGGTGTTTGCCCTCCAGTTGAAGTGTTGGCTctgaaaagagcctttgtgtCAGAATCGTTGTGGACCGAGCCGCTCACTTCTTCTTGGCCGCGGTCTTCTTGGCTTTGGGCTTCGCTGCCTTCTTGGCCGGAGCCTTCTTGGCAGCAGCGGCCTTCTTCACCACCTTCTTGGGGCTTTTTGCTGCCTTCTTGGGGCTCTTTGCCGTCTTCTTCGGGCTCTTGGCCGCCTTCTTGGCCGCTGCGGGCTTCTTCGCCTTCTTCGGGGACTTCTTAGCGGCCGCCGGCTTctttgctgccgctgctttggGCTTCTTAGCGGCTGCGGGAGCAGGCTTCTTGGCCGCGGGCTTCTTGGGCTTGGTGTCGGTCTTCTTGTTGATCTTGAAGGAGCCGGACGCGCCGGTTCCTTTGGTCTGGATCAGGATTTCTTTATTGACCAGGTTCTTGATAGCGATCTTGACCCGAGAATTGTTCTTCTCTACGTCGTAGCCTCCGGCAGCCAGAGCCTTCTTCAGGGCGACAATGGACACGCCGGTCCGCTCCTTGGACTCGGATACGGCTTTAACGATCAGCTCACCTACGCTGGGGCCGCTCTTCTTGGGCTTGGTGGCCTTCTTTTTTGCGGCTTTGGCcggggctggagctgcagctggagcttcttCTGCCATTTTCTCAAAGTAGCTTCCTTCTCACGATACTAGAGTCAGAGTGTAAAGAATCCTAAGCAGGAGGCGGTTCTTAAACACACTATGAGAACCGCGGAGACTCAATCGGCTCGAGCTCCTCTGGGCGCTGTGACATCGAGacacttgtgttttctctgcaccGATTAAACCGCTCAAAGTCACCGAGAGAGAAGCGCCGAAGGCGGACAGTAAAGGGAGCCGATAGCGGACACGCGTGACTTCATGTCCAGATCATGTGGAGCTCGTTCGGTGCCCGCGTTCTGTCCATGGAGCCTCCAGACTTGAGCTACTCCGCGTCCTGAACAGCGCTACTCTGATCATTTCTGTCCTAAAATCACTGAAATTGGATCAAACAAGCACCAGAATCGTTTTCCTGCTTCCCCACGTGTTGGTTCACAGAGTGAAAGTAGAAGCAGCATCAGTCGAAGGTCGtgttaaaataaacagaagCTTTTGTTGAGGCAGCAAACACACGAAACTCATGGATGAGTTTCAGTCACTTCCTCTTAATACTGAGGACAATGAGTTTGATCCATGAACTGCAGCGAACGGTTTAATGTGTGATTTGAAATGTAGCAAACCTTAgcgaaaactataaaaactatactataaaaataactaaaaataaCTAAAAACTATACATAACCTTCGCCTAATCTGTTGCCATCTCTCATAACTTCCTTCTTACTCGGTGCTCCCCGTTCTTTTTAGTCTGTGTCCTGGTTGTGTTAAAGTTTTGTCTGAGCTTTGTTCATAAATGTtgttgtcacctgtgtgtgcATTCATTATGTTAGATTTGTCTTCCTGCCTTTGCAGTGTTTTTAAGTTTGTGTAATTTCTGATTGTGTATTCTGCTTTGCCCTGCTATGCAGTGATTATGAGTTAAGgtctttgtctttattatttgtgcTCCTTTTTAAATTTAGTTATTAACATATGTGGTATGAGTTTGATCTTCTCCATAGTTGAGGAGAAAAAGAATCAGGATAGTTTAGGATAAAGAGCTCAGAACATGATGAGTGAGAGGAACTTCCTGTCAAGACTGATTTCATGGAGCCACAATGTAGCAAGTCAGTGTCCCATGATCCATTGTGATGAAGATGAGACTCTGTTAATCAACTGTTACAAGGTCCAGGAAGTCTGGAACATGCTGAAAGTCCTGAATTTTAAAATAACTTAATAACAGCTTGCTAATGAGACAGTGGAATAGACGTAGATGCACAGTTAACAGTTAAACTTTGTAAATTAATGTCAGAACCACGGagatatggggtgccaaatgtaaaagtagcacctataactagttttctcacatttaactaaatgacacatgttttctcacatttagttaaacgtgcaaaagtctaaatgtaaatgttaaatataaatataaatgttaaatgttaagtctaaatgttaaatgttaaatgtaaatgttaaatgtaaatgttaaatgttaaatgtaaatgttaaatgtaaatgttaaatgtaaatgttaaatgttggccgagtgtaaaactgaatattcatgaatgggcaagtagactccatccctaccctcaaacagcgctggtctcagatcagagacgcgaactcaaacacgtcaaacagtacgcatagctccgcccacatctgactctggatcggtgcacgaaaatactggagagaagcctgaagtcgaagccatcatggccgccagctccgactccctcctgttgggggagattgaacgggctgtaacggcaggtgtg
Above is a window of Betta splendens chromosome 9, fBetSpl5.4, whole genome shotgun sequence DNA encoding:
- the LOC114861402 gene encoding histone H4; its protein translation is MSGRGKGGKGLGKGGAKRHRKVLRDNIQGITKPAIRRLARRGGVKRISGLIYEETRGVLKVFLENVIRDAVTYTEHAKRKTVTAMDVVYALKRQGRTLYGFGS
- the LOC114861390 gene encoding histone H1-like; amino-acid sequence: MAEEAPAAAPAPAKAAKKKATKPKKSGPSVGELIVKAVSESKERTGVSIVALKKALAAGGYDVEKNNSRVKIAIKNLVNKEILIQTKGTGASGSFKINKKTDTKPKKPAAKKPAPAAAKKPKAAAAKKPAAAKKSPKKAKKPAAAKKAAKSPKKTAKSPKKAAKSPKKVVKKAAAAKKAPAKKAAKPKAKKTAAKKK